The genomic segment AATATCACGAGGAAGATATCGCCTCGTCCAGCTGATGTTGGTATGGCTCTTTggattatataattttctatggTTAAAGTACTTTGCGCGTAATCACTCTTTCCACAAAGCATGCATTTTCTTCGGGGCTATACAGATTTTTGTATTAATAGTTAACTTTTTCCATAGTTTCCACAAATTAGATTCTATCACTCGTAATTAAAAGTCCTGTTACACCATCGCTCTTTTAAACTTGTTAGTTTGTATCGTAAATAACGAGTCCGTCTCTGAAACTTCCACGTGTTTATATTATAATCAAACTATAAAACCTATTTCGACGTAGTAAATTGATCTTATGAAAATTAGTTTTCGAcaatttcttttcattaaaaatctGCGTAGGAAGTTTACACTTCACAGATATTTTTAGAGATCTAGGAAGATCGGAAGATTCACAATGTGAAAGTAATTTTTGGTCGGACAGTATAAAAAAATTTACGCCCGTGTTAGAAACAATCGCTTGCATGTGTGAAAAGTACGCGTATGTAGTAGATCGAAGTCTGTAGAACATCATCAATGATCGAGCATATGGAAATATCAGAAACAGTTGTACTAGGAGTATAACATAATTCTAGTAGTTAAAAAGGAGTGAGTTGTCTGAAAAGTAACGATAAAAGGAACTGTTATTAAAGGGTAATGATACAACTTAATCTCATGtacctttttaatattttggaaTGTTCATAAGAGTATTGAAAACGTACGTATATACGAAATAATAAGGTAGGACTTGGTAATATCGGTTTGGTTCGAAgcatattgaattaaaaaaaagattgcCTCTCTACGAAAAACAAAAGGCTCGATTGATTATATTTTTCCTGTATGGTCTTCGTACGTTAATGTGATAAGAAACAAAGCAtgctatattttatatcgtattgagaaacaatttttcttattacaaaagattagattataatatttattgaaagaaagaaaaacggttAAAAAGAAGCAGTTTAGTTTTGTCTCATAATTATAAAACCAGCGTAAAAATTCTGTTCGAAATTTTCATCTTACTACGTAAATATTTAACTCAGCATACtgtataatgaaataataacaataactttCCTAAGTTTAACTATTCATTTTCGTATACTTCTAGTCTTTTGTCACGTTGTATTCCTGTACCTCGTATCTGTAtaagaattgaaaatttcagGGTGGTTTTATATTTACGAGATGCGGTGTACGTAATTTATtgctatgaattttataaaataatatcataaatttttaattacgttgAACGAGAAGCGTGGAATagattataatacaaatttactATCTTAACATATCAAATTGCATGCATTTTATCTGAATCTGAAATGAAACACGAAATGCATAAAGATACGTCAGAAAGAAATTCCTTGATAAAATATCGCAATCATATGCGTATAAATCACCTACTACGAAGTTGATTTGCATActctatttaaaatttaaatggtTAACCTTCCTCTTGGTCCAGGATTTATGCGCAATGCGTAAAATTAAGTAGACGTACTACCAAAAAGAATACGTACCttcattttagaaattttctttttcttacaacCGTTGTTAAACGCATATTAATCTTCTCGAAACGTATTTTGCCGGATTTATTACCACGGCTCTCTTGCATAATGCAGCTAACATTGTTAACCcagttaaaatttcaataatgatATTGAGATCtattgaaaatgacaacgtgagttcgcgcTTGCCATCCATATGtagatgcgctagttacaataaatagtaattagAATAGTTATAGTTTTAGATATAATCaatagatttaatcgataggtttaagatattcttttatttttattcctagtccatgtaagaaaatgcaataaaggtttttcggctcagaacggcGTGATAGAtgtatccaaagaataaaataatagctattgtgatcctacctctaaatacagaaataacaacaagATCAATAATAATACCGTGTCGCAAGTTACAAGTTGCCAGTATTATCGAGTTACAAATAGATTAATATGTTTGAcgataaaacgaatgaaattttacaagtaaattaGAGAAGTTATAATTCTGTATTAATCTGTGATTTGACTTGTCGCTTATTTGGTAAATTATTGCGCAAGAGGATTAAAaagtttttatcgaaatttttatcgtaatgtatttaatttttagcTTGCCAAGAATACAATGAGCAGAGCTCGCAATTGTACGATCTATCTTTTCACATATACGGCGGAGTCGAGGCTAAACCTGGAGAATTCCCATATGCAGTCGCTTTAGGATATGTTAACGAGGACTCTTCCGAAAATTCAGCATCTATCACTTACGAATGCGGAGGTAGTTTGATCTCTATTGAACATGTGTTAACAGCAGCACACTGTGTGAATAATATAAACGAAAAAGTTCCAGTCGAAGTGAGTATGTTTGTATGattctttgaaaataataaaaacctGTACTCCTGTATCTATCTTCGTTCTTGTTGTACGACTTTGTTATTGTTTGTTAATATACGATATCGTGtgatttaaaatttacatatcATGTATCTGTCTATCTTTTTCAAACATTATTTCATTTACTACTTTAACGTAAAATATGTTATTGCATTGTTGTGAAATAAGTTAATGCGTGTCCATCAGAACGAGAAATTGAAATCAACCGTGCTTTCTTCCCTTCATGATCAGGGAAAGATTCGACGATATAtgattaaagaaaattttaaattgcaCGTATATTACCATTGATTacgtttattttgtttcttaagcagcaaaatttaatgtaattcgCGCAATGTTTCTGTATATGTTCTGTAACAAGTAACTTCCCTACgacatatgtaaatatttctcttgaaagaaagaaagataagatTATTATCTTACGAATTAAAGTTAGATAACGTTAACGGGTTTCTTCAATGAACTTTTACTCATTGTTCCAGGTACGAGTAGGAAACGAAAGCATAGTAAATATCGCGGCAAACGTGCAGCGAATCCCGATAAGCGACATAATATCTCATCCGAAGTATAAACGGAGTGTGAATTATAATGATGTTGCCATTCTGAAGTTGAAAACAAAAGTACTACTTTCCAGTGCGGTTTATCCTGTCTGCCTCCAAACCCAATTCTTAAATACATTGAGCATGACACCGAAAATGTCTTTAATAGTGATTGGTTGGGGTGCTACAGACTTTAGCAGTATAGAGCCAAACTCCATCAATTTGAGAAGGACACCCGCTCTCAGGtatcataaa from the Bombus terrestris chromosome 1, iyBomTerr1.2, whole genome shotgun sequence genome contains:
- the LOC100646730 gene encoding serine protease snake isoform X2, with product MEQGNPGVCRKLPDCPFRIQEVIEGRRHTTSSGRCGFVKDIEIVCCPINITRKISPRPADVACQEYNEQSSQLYDLSFHIYGGVEAKPGEFPYAVALGYVNEDSSENSASITYECGGSLISIEHVLTAAHCVNNINEKVPVEVRVGNESIVNIAANVQRIPISDIISHPKYKRSVNYNDVAILKLKTKVLLSSAVYPVCLQTQFLNTLSMTPKMSLIVIGWGATDFSSIEPNSINLRRTPALRLVDREECTKDYVGFPKLPNGIDDSMICAVDTNLTRGADACLGDSGGPLLLFSQQGVKVVGITAFGQACGGSKPGVYTAVYPYLDWIEEQVWIRNDENNKAVPKAPSNKSEPVINLSFINPIFNITYTSH